The Devosia sp. MC521 genome has a segment encoding these proteins:
- the nuoL gene encoding NADH-quinone oxidoreductase subunit L, protein MIIQAIVFLPLIGALIAGLLGRQIGHRVSEYLTTALLLIAAVLSWIVFIPVAFGDGLVGAVSDGHSSVVKVEVMRWIQVGDMDLRWILRVDTLTAIMLVVVNTVSALVHLYSIGYMHEDPHRSRFFAYLSLFTFAMLMLVTADNFLQMFFGWEGVGLASYLLIGFWYTKPSANAAAMKAFVVNRVGDFGFALGIFGSFFVLGHIDFDGAFNAVGEFGTTGLPVFNFLSWQVDAMTVICLLLFVGAMGKSAQFLLHTWLPDAMEGPTPVSALIHAATMVTAGVFMVARLSPMFETSPTALTVIIVVGAITAFFAATVGLVQNDIKRVIAYSTCSQLGYMFVALGVGAYSAGVYHLFTHAFFKALLFLGAGAVIHAMHHEQDMRYMGGLRKKIPITYWMMMIGTLALTGVGIPGTNFGFAGFFSKDAIIESAYAFGGNVGSFAFWMLVIAALFTSFYSWRLVHLTFHGSPRENPHAHHDDHAHDDHHGHHGSAYDNAHEAPTVMLVPLYVLAVGAVLAGFVFYGMFFHDVEHIQHFFAGSIYVDEQIIDDAHHVPTWVKWSATIAMITGFVAAWYMYIKRPDMPGRVAATNPGLYKFLLNKWYFDELYNFIFVRPAVWIGNAVWKGFDDWLIDSKLTEGLGRRVQNVTSWVVKLQSGYLYHYAFAMLIGVALLLTWAITAGGLL, encoded by the coding sequence ATGATCATTCAAGCGATTGTTTTTCTTCCCCTCATTGGGGCGCTGATCGCCGGACTACTCGGTCGACAGATAGGCCACAGGGTCAGTGAATATCTAACGACTGCACTGCTGCTGATCGCGGCCGTATTGAGTTGGATCGTCTTCATTCCGGTCGCCTTTGGCGACGGTTTGGTAGGCGCTGTGAGCGATGGCCACTCATCTGTGGTCAAGGTTGAGGTCATGCGTTGGATCCAGGTCGGTGACATGGATCTGCGTTGGATCCTGCGTGTCGACACGCTCACGGCCATTATGCTGGTCGTCGTGAACACCGTTTCGGCCCTCGTGCACCTGTACTCGATTGGTTACATGCACGAAGATCCGCATCGTTCGCGCTTCTTCGCCTATCTCTCATTGTTCACCTTCGCCATGTTGATGCTGGTGACAGCCGACAACTTCCTGCAGATGTTTTTTGGCTGGGAAGGCGTTGGTCTTGCGTCCTATTTGCTCATTGGTTTCTGGTACACTAAGCCAAGCGCAAATGCGGCCGCAATGAAGGCATTCGTGGTCAACCGTGTGGGTGACTTCGGCTTCGCGCTCGGCATTTTCGGTTCGTTCTTCGTGCTCGGTCACATCGATTTTGATGGTGCCTTCAACGCGGTCGGTGAGTTCGGAACTACCGGACTGCCAGTTTTCAACTTCTTGTCGTGGCAAGTCGACGCCATGACCGTGATCTGCCTGTTGCTCTTCGTTGGCGCGATGGGCAAGTCGGCGCAGTTCCTGCTTCACACCTGGTTGCCTGATGCGATGGAAGGTCCGACTCCTGTGTCGGCGCTTATCCACGCGGCAACCATGGTGACGGCTGGCGTGTTCATGGTCGCGCGTTTGTCGCCGATGTTTGAGACCTCGCCGACTGCGCTCACAGTGATCATCGTCGTCGGTGCCATTACTGCTTTCTTTGCGGCCACGGTTGGTCTCGTTCAGAACGACATCAAGCGCGTCATCGCTTACTCGACCTGTTCGCAGCTCGGTTACATGTTTGTGGCGCTTGGGGTAGGGGCCTACTCGGCCGGTGTTTATCACCTCTTCACCCACGCCTTCTTCAAGGCTCTGCTGTTCTTAGGGGCTGGTGCGGTCATTCATGCCATGCACCACGAGCAGGACATGCGCTACATGGGTGGACTGCGGAAGAAGATCCCCATCACCTATTGGATGATGATGATTGGTACTCTTGCGCTTACCGGTGTCGGCATTCCCGGCACAAACTTCGGCTTTGCAGGGTTCTTCTCGAAGGACGCCATCATCGAAAGCGCATACGCCTTCGGCGGCAACGTTGGGTCCTTTGCCTTCTGGATGCTCGTCATCGCGGCGCTGTTCACGAGCTTCTACTCGTGGCGCCTCGTTCACCTGACCTTCCATGGGTCGCCGCGTGAAAATCCACATGCGCACCACGACGATCATGCGCATGATGATCACCACGGCCACCATGGTTCCGCCTACGACAACGCCCATGAAGCGCCAACTGTTATGCTTGTTCCGCTTTACGTTCTTGCCGTGGGCGCGGTATTGGCTGGCTTTGTGTTCTACGGAATGTTCTTCCACGACGTGGAGCATATCCAGCACTTCTTCGCTGGCTCGATCTATGTCGATGAGCAGATTATTGACGATGCCCACCATGTTCCGACTTGGGTCAAGTGGAGCGCAACCATTGCAATGATCACCGGCTTCGTCGCCGCTTGGTACATGTACATCAAGCGCCCAGACATGCCGGGTCGTGTGGCTGCGACCAACCCAGGGCTTTACAAGTTCCTCTTGAACAAGTGGTACTTCGACGAGCTCTACAACTTCATTTTCGTACGACCGGCGGTTTGGATCGGTAACGCGGTCTGGAAGGGCTTTGACGATTGGCTGATCGACAGCAAACTCACCGAAGGCCTGGGTCGTCGCGTGCAGAATGTCACCAGCTGGGTCGTTAAGCTCCAGTCCGGCTATCTTTATCACTATGCATTCGCGATGCTGATTGGTGTTGCCTTGCTGCTGACCTGGGCCATTACGGCCGGGGGGCTACTCTGA
- a CDS encoding NADH-quinone oxidoreductase subunit M — MTFANSILTILTWLPALGAALLLLTPKTSVSAIRWIALTVTLLVLVGALALWQSFDTSNAGFQFVVNTPWIGDSIGYRVGVDGISVLFVVLTALLMPFAILASWEVDTRVKEYMLVFLVLETLMIGVFTTLDLAMFYVFFEGTLLPMFLIIGIWGGSARIQAAYKFFFYTFVGSVFMLVAMMAMYWDAGTTDIMVLLNHGFPSEMQPWLWIAFFASLAVKMPMWPFHRWLPEAHVQAPTAGSVILAAILLKLGGYGFLRFSLPMFPEASAQFANFVFILSVAAIILTSLVALVQTDIKKLIAYSSVAHMGFVTMGIFAGNALGIQGAMFQMISHGFVSGALFLCVGVIYDRMHTREISAYGGLVERMPRYAFAFMVFTMANVGLPGTSGFVGEFLTMVGVFQVNTWVAFGAATGVIFSAAYGLWLYRRVIFGALTKDSLKGILDLNLREKIMLYPMIVLTLVFGFYPAPILDTTAAAVDKLVAQYSTAVGRDVAVDQADARVTLDYVAPADGAAEPAPAASASH; from the coding sequence ATGACCTTTGCCAATTCTATTCTCACGATACTGACTTGGCTGCCGGCACTTGGCGCAGCCCTGCTCCTGCTCACGCCAAAGACCTCGGTCAGTGCGATCCGTTGGATCGCCTTGACCGTAACTCTTCTGGTTCTCGTCGGGGCGCTCGCGCTCTGGCAGAGCTTTGATACGTCAAACGCTGGTTTCCAATTCGTGGTCAACACCCCGTGGATCGGAGACAGCATTGGCTATCGCGTCGGCGTTGACGGCATCTCGGTGCTGTTCGTCGTGCTAACCGCACTGCTTATGCCATTCGCCATTCTCGCGAGTTGGGAAGTAGATACCCGCGTCAAGGAATACATGCTTGTCTTCCTTGTGCTGGAAACGCTGATGATCGGGGTCTTCACGACCCTCGATCTGGCCATGTTCTACGTCTTCTTCGAAGGCACGCTGCTGCCGATGTTCCTGATCATCGGCATCTGGGGCGGTTCGGCTCGCATTCAGGCGGCGTATAAGTTCTTCTTCTACACCTTCGTAGGCTCGGTCTTCATGCTTGTGGCTATGATGGCCATGTATTGGGACGCAGGCACCACCGACATCATGGTTCTTCTGAACCACGGCTTCCCGTCGGAAATGCAGCCTTGGCTCTGGATTGCCTTCTTCGCATCCCTGGCTGTGAAAATGCCAATGTGGCCGTTCCACCGTTGGTTGCCGGAAGCGCACGTGCAGGCACCAACAGCCGGTTCTGTCATTCTGGCGGCAATCCTTCTGAAACTTGGCGGTTACGGCTTCCTCCGTTTCTCCCTCCCAATGTTCCCCGAGGCTTCGGCTCAGTTCGCGAATTTTGTCTTCATTCTCTCGGTTGCTGCAATCATCCTGACCTCACTGGTCGCATTGGTTCAGACCGACATTAAGAAACTGATCGCTTACTCTTCCGTGGCGCACATGGGCTTTGTCACCATGGGCATCTTTGCTGGCAACGCTCTGGGTATCCAAGGCGCCATGTTCCAGATGATTTCGCACGGCTTTGTTTCCGGCGCGCTCTTCCTCTGCGTAGGCGTCATTTATGATCGCATGCACACCCGGGAGATCTCAGCTTATGGTGGTCTCGTCGAACGCATGCCGCGTTACGCCTTTGCTTTCATGGTCTTCACCATGGCCAATGTTGGCCTCCCGGGTACTTCTGGTTTCGTCGGTGAATTCCTCACCATGGTCGGCGTGTTCCAGGTCAACACTTGGGTTGCTTTCGGTGCTGCAACTGGCGTCATCTTCTCGGCCGCCTATGGCCTGTGGCTCTATCGCCGGGTAATTTTCGGCGCGTTGACGAAGGATAGTCTCAAGGGAATCTTGGACCTCAACCTGCGCGAAAAGATCATGCTTTACCCCATGATCGTGCTCACGCTGGTGTTCGGTTTCTATCCTGCACCAATCCTCGACACGACCGCAGCGGCCGTGGACAAACTTGTGGCGCAGTATTCGACCGCCGTTGGCCGTGATGTGGCCGTGGATCAGGCCGATGCGCGTGTCACCCTGGACTATGTAGCACCCGCAGATGGTGCCGCTGAACCGGCTCCGGCCGCCTCAGCATCGCACTAG
- the nuoN gene encoding NADH-quinone oxidoreductase subunit NuoN has protein sequence MNSDITDFASLAPAYPEMIISVGVLVLLLLGVFVNKERSALVSWLAIALLAGTALLTAFQNADGIVFNGLFMADSFGRFMKVLVLGSSALALVLAVSNAEENGVHKYEYSILAVLATLGMMIMVSTNDLMSLYIGLELQALSIYVMAAIKRDDPRASEAGLKYFVLGALSSGMLLYGASLIYGFTGHTNLQEIVRAIAIEGRSIGLIFGVVFVLAGIAFKISAVPFHMWTPDVYEGAPTPVTAFMAMAPKVAAMSLMIRLVVDAFSPITADWQQIVIFLSIASMVLAAFAAIGQKSLKRLIAYSSIGHVGFALVGLSSGSQVGVEGVAIYMAIYVLMSVGLFACILSLRTDKGYVESIEDLAGAAQTRPYVAAVMLIIMFSLIGLPPLAGFFAKWHVFLAAVEAGFFVLAVVGVLASAVSAYYYLRVVKTMYFDEPKHQFAAVPNELNIILGVSAFLLVTYYFILGNPLTSAAQTAAGSLF, from the coding sequence GTGAACTCAGACATTACCGATTTCGCGAGCCTTGCTCCTGCCTACCCAGAGATGATCATCTCGGTCGGCGTGCTGGTGCTGTTGCTCTTGGGCGTGTTCGTCAACAAGGAGCGGTCCGCACTGGTCTCTTGGCTGGCAATTGCTTTGCTCGCCGGGACTGCGCTCTTAACAGCGTTCCAGAACGCCGATGGTATCGTCTTCAATGGCCTCTTCATGGCCGACAGTTTTGGTCGGTTCATGAAGGTTCTGGTGCTTGGCTCGTCCGCTTTGGCGCTGGTGTTGGCCGTGTCTAACGCCGAAGAGAACGGTGTCCATAAATACGAATATTCTATTCTGGCGGTTCTTGCGACGCTGGGCATGATGATCATGGTTTCAACCAATGATCTGATGTCGCTCTACATTGGTCTCGAGCTGCAGGCACTTTCCATCTACGTGATGGCAGCGATCAAGCGCGACGATCCACGTGCGTCCGAAGCGGGCCTGAAATATTTCGTTTTGGGCGCTCTGTCTTCGGGGATGCTGCTCTACGGCGCGTCGCTGATTTACGGCTTTACCGGCCATACCAATCTGCAGGAAATCGTCCGCGCCATAGCCATCGAAGGCCGTTCCATCGGTCTTATCTTTGGCGTTGTCTTTGTGCTGGCAGGCATTGCCTTCAAAATTTCGGCCGTGCCATTCCACATGTGGACCCCCGACGTCTACGAAGGTGCACCGACACCAGTTACCGCCTTCATGGCGATGGCGCCAAAGGTGGCAGCAATGTCGCTCATGATCCGCCTCGTCGTCGACGCATTCTCGCCCATCACTGCCGACTGGCAGCAGATCGTTATCTTCCTCTCGATCGCCTCGATGGTCCTCGCGGCTTTTGCAGCGATCGGCCAGAAGTCTCTTAAGCGCCTTATTGCATATTCTTCGATTGGCCACGTTGGCTTTGCCCTGGTTGGCCTTTCGTCGGGTTCGCAGGTCGGCGTTGAGGGTGTGGCAATTTACATGGCGATCTATGTGTTGATGTCTGTGGGTCTTTTTGCCTGCATTCTGTCACTGCGTACAGATAAGGGCTATGTCGAAAGCATCGAAGATCTCGCTGGTGCAGCACAGACGCGTCCCTATGTGGCGGCTGTAATGCTGATAATCATGTTCTCTCTGATCGGCCTCCCGCCGCTCGCAGGGTTCTTTGCCAAGTGGCATGTCTTCCTTGCTGCTGTTGAAGCAGGGTTCTTCGTCTTGGCCGTGGTCGGTGTTCTGGCTTCGGCCGTCAGCGCCTACTATTATCTTCGTGTGGTCAAGACGATGTATTTTGATGAGCCCAAGCACCAGTTCGCTGCCGTGCCTAATGAACTCAACATCATTCTCGGTGTCAGCGCCTTCCTGCTGGTGACGTACTACTTCATCCTTGGCAATCCGCTCACCTCTGCTGCGCAGACGGCCGCGGGCAGCCTGTTCTAG
- a CDS encoding biotin--[acetyl-CoA-carboxylase] ligase → MAQFYLGEKARSAGYRLTGFDTIGSTNSEALAAAAAGDFGGHWFASLHQSAGRGRRGREWFNPSGNLAASLLIIPDAEPDQIATLGFVAGVAIASALDGILPQGVVKTESHSENFGEQVALKWPNDVLAGGSKLCGILLEACKTPSGQTAVVIGCGVNVVAAPQGVPYATASLAGLGYVRSAEDVLAALSDAWVGAFAIWDDGRGTAAVLEKWRQSAAGIGGPITVQQDGAVRRGIFETIDSTGRLIMRDDDGARITITAGDVHFGATASARS, encoded by the coding sequence GTGGCTCAGTTCTATCTGGGCGAAAAGGCCCGTTCAGCCGGCTATCGGCTAACGGGCTTTGACACTATCGGGTCCACAAATTCGGAAGCGCTCGCAGCGGCAGCTGCGGGCGATTTTGGTGGACACTGGTTCGCTTCACTACATCAATCCGCAGGGCGCGGGCGTCGTGGGCGAGAATGGTTCAATCCCTCCGGCAACCTTGCCGCTAGCCTGCTCATTATTCCTGATGCTGAACCAGATCAGATCGCCACACTCGGCTTTGTCGCCGGCGTGGCTATCGCCAGCGCATTGGATGGAATTTTGCCTCAGGGTGTTGTGAAAACCGAGAGCCATAGCGAAAATTTTGGGGAGCAAGTCGCGCTGAAATGGCCAAATGATGTGTTGGCTGGCGGCTCCAAACTCTGCGGTATTCTTCTGGAGGCGTGTAAAACGCCGTCCGGTCAGACCGCTGTTGTCATTGGTTGCGGAGTAAATGTTGTCGCGGCACCCCAAGGTGTGCCATACGCTACAGCGTCTCTTGCAGGCTTGGGATATGTCCGTAGCGCCGAAGACGTGCTTGCGGCTCTATCCGATGCTTGGGTAGGGGCCTTTGCAATCTGGGATGATGGTCGCGGTACGGCGGCGGTTCTGGAAAAATGGCGTCAATCTGCTGCTGGAATCGGCGGCCCAATCACTGTCCAACAAGACGGCGCAGTGCGACGTGGAATATTTGAGACCATCGACTCCACAGGTCGATTGATCATGCGCGACGACGACGGCGCGCGGATCACCATCACTGCGGGCGATGTGCATTTTGGGGCAACGGCCAGCGCCCGAAGCTGA
- a CDS encoding ribonuclease J — MAKNQRDELVFVPLGGVGEIGMNMAAYGFGPERSRKWIVVDCGVSFGGPELPGIELIMANPEFLEENADDVLALILTHSHEDHYGAVLDLWPVFDKPVYATPFTAAMLAAKRAGDGIVENVDISIMRPGKAFQVGPFTIEPINVAHSIPESNALLITTPVGRALHTGDWKLDPTPVLSAPTDFDRLQSLRNDSELPLALVCDSTNAMKEGESPSEQEIGENLEKLILDAPHRVCVTTFASNVGRVVSIVRAAHKAGREVVLSGRSLHRIMGIARELGMLEGIPTLHDQDMYRSIPRDKCVLICTGSQGEARAAIARIARGDHPVIDLNAGDRMIFSSWAIPGNEREVIDIQNLLIDKGVELITANDALVHVTGHPRRGELKKLYSWVKPEVLVPVHGEAMHLAAHAKLGRAEGIPNVCEARNGDMVRLFPDPLTMPAEVRVGELYLDGLVLCTPDESGVKGRRRLSFGGMIIVSMAVNNNGQVVSGPDIVIEGLPETDEESIGELVHDTVHGVINSMPPKRRRDTEILNSALFKGIRGEVNAFWGRKPNVSIFVHRV, encoded by the coding sequence ATGGCGAAGAACCAACGGGATGAACTCGTATTTGTGCCGCTCGGTGGCGTTGGCGAGATTGGTATGAATATGGCTGCTTATGGCTTCGGCCCTGAGCGCTCCCGGAAGTGGATCGTCGTGGACTGTGGCGTAAGCTTCGGTGGTCCGGAGTTGCCGGGCATTGAGCTGATTATGGCCAACCCGGAATTTCTGGAAGAGAACGCCGACGACGTTCTGGCTCTAATCCTCACCCATAGCCACGAAGATCACTACGGCGCGGTGCTTGATCTGTGGCCCGTCTTTGACAAGCCGGTTTATGCAACACCATTCACAGCGGCCATGCTGGCCGCCAAGCGGGCAGGGGATGGCATTGTCGAAAACGTCGACATCTCCATCATGCGCCCGGGCAAAGCGTTCCAAGTTGGCCCTTTCACCATTGAGCCGATCAACGTAGCGCACTCAATTCCAGAGTCGAACGCACTACTGATCACCACCCCAGTTGGTCGTGCCCTGCATACTGGTGACTGGAAGCTTGATCCAACCCCAGTGCTCTCTGCACCGACCGATTTTGATCGCCTGCAGTCACTCCGCAACGACAGCGAACTGCCGCTGGCGCTCGTCTGTGACTCGACCAATGCGATGAAGGAAGGCGAAAGCCCCTCCGAGCAGGAAATCGGCGAGAACCTCGAAAAGCTCATTCTCGACGCTCCCCATCGTGTGTGCGTCACCACTTTCGCGTCAAACGTTGGGCGTGTGGTTTCGATCGTGCGCGCGGCCCATAAGGCAGGCCGTGAAGTTGTCCTCTCGGGTCGTTCGCTCCACCGCATCATGGGTATTGCCCGTGAACTGGGAATGCTGGAAGGCATTCCGACGTTGCACGATCAGGACATGTATCGCTCGATCCCGCGCGACAAATGCGTTCTCATCTGCACGGGTTCACAGGGCGAGGCGCGCGCCGCTATTGCTCGCATTGCGCGTGGCGATCACCCGGTTATCGACCTCAACGCTGGCGACCGGATGATCTTCTCGTCTTGGGCCATTCCGGGCAATGAGCGCGAAGTCATCGACATTCAGAACCTGCTTATCGATAAGGGCGTGGAACTGATCACCGCCAATGACGCGCTTGTTCACGTTACAGGCCACCCGCGCCGTGGCGAACTCAAGAAGCTCTATTCTTGGGTCAAGCCGGAAGTGCTCGTTCCAGTTCACGGTGAAGCTATGCACTTGGCTGCGCATGCTAAGTTGGGTCGCGCCGAAGGCATTCCCAATGTTTGCGAAGCGCGCAATGGCGATATGGTGCGGCTCTTCCCTGACCCACTTACTATGCCGGCAGAAGTGCGCGTCGGCGAACTGTACCTCGATGGTCTAGTGCTCTGTACCCCTGACGAGTCGGGTGTCAAAGGGCGCCGCCGCTTGTCCTTCGGTGGTATGATCATCGTCAGCATGGCCGTGAACAACAACGGTCAGGTTGTCTCCGGACCCGACATTGTCATCGAAGGCCTGCCGGAAACTGACGAAGAGTCCATTGGCGAACTCGTGCACGACACCGTTCACGGCGTTATCAATTCAATGCCTCCAAAGCGTCGCCGGGATACAGAGATTTTGAACTCGGCCTTGTTCAAGGGTATACGCGGGGAAGTGAACGCGTTCTGGGGCCGTAAGCCAAACGTTTCGATCTTCGTACACCGCGTGTAA
- a CDS encoding DUF1467 family protein has protein sequence MQIGSLLAIYFVAWWIIFVAVVPMGSTSLHEVGAKVEPGHEPGSPVKLQLIKKGLLTTVIAAFVTAGLIYLMTQTIVADYWNR, from the coding sequence ATGCAAATCGGCTCCTTACTCGCAATTTACTTCGTGGCATGGTGGATCATTTTCGTGGCGGTCGTGCCGATGGGCTCCACTAGCCTTCACGAGGTGGGCGCCAAGGTTGAGCCTGGGCATGAGCCAGGGTCGCCGGTGAAACTACAGCTGATTAAGAAGGGCTTGCTCACCACCGTAATCGCGGCTTTCGTGACCGCAGGCCTGATCTACTTGATGACCCAGACCATTGTTGCCGACTATTGGAACCGCTGA
- the proS gene encoding proline--tRNA ligase, with product MRLSRYFLPVLRDVPKEAEIVSHRLMLRAGMIRQQASGLYSWLPAGYKVLMKVQRIIEEEQNRSGAVELLMPTIQSADLWRESGRYDAYGKEMLRIEDRHEREFLYGPTNEEMVTDIFRTYVKSYKDLPLNLYHIQWKFRDEVRPRFGTMRSREFLMKDAYSFDLDKDAAVAAYERMFVAYLRTYARMGLTAIPMRADTGPIGGDLSHEWIILAETGESQVFCHADLLQKPIPGKDVDFRGDLKPIFNDWTSLYAATEEMVDHAEYEATVPEDKRVSARGIEVGHIFYFGTKYSAPMKANVTGPDGKDVTVHMGSYGIGLTRVVPAIIEANHDENGIIWPVSVAPFEAVLINLKKGDADTDAACDKLYEELNAAGLDMLYDDRDQPAGSKFATADLVGIPYQIILGPRGLKTGEVEIKHRKSGERETLPIAGAVERLVSLIVPQRMTDI from the coding sequence ATGCGCCTTTCCCGTTATTTCCTTCCGGTGCTGCGCGATGTGCCGAAGGAAGCCGAAATTGTATCGCATCGCTTGATGCTACGTGCAGGCATGATCCGTCAGCAGGCTTCTGGACTCTATTCCTGGCTGCCCGCAGGCTACAAGGTCCTGATGAAGGTCCAGCGCATCATCGAAGAAGAACAGAACCGCTCGGGTGCTGTTGAGTTGCTGATGCCGACCATTCAGTCGGCCGACCTCTGGCGTGAGTCTGGTCGTTACGATGCGTATGGCAAAGAAATGCTGCGCATCGAAGACCGTCACGAGCGTGAATTCCTCTATGGGCCGACCAATGAGGAGATGGTCACGGACATTTTCCGTACCTATGTGAAGTCATACAAGGATCTGCCGCTGAACCTCTACCACATCCAGTGGAAGTTCCGCGACGAAGTGCGCCCGCGTTTCGGCACCATGCGTAGCCGCGAGTTCCTGATGAAGGACGCCTATTCCTTCGATCTCGACAAGGACGCAGCGGTTGCCGCTTACGAACGCATGTTCGTGGCTTACCTGCGCACCTATGCTCGCATGGGGCTGACCGCCATCCCGATGCGCGCCGACACCGGCCCAATTGGTGGCGATCTCTCGCACGAATGGATCATTTTGGCAGAAACTGGCGAAAGCCAGGTCTTCTGCCACGCCGACCTTCTGCAGAAGCCAATTCCGGGCAAGGACGTGGATTTCCGTGGCGACCTCAAGCCAATCTTCAACGATTGGACTTCGCTCTACGCCGCGACCGAAGAAATGGTTGATCACGCCGAATACGAAGCCACTGTGCCGGAAGACAAGCGTGTCTCTGCCCGTGGTATCGAAGTTGGTCACATCTTCTATTTCGGCACAAAATACTCGGCCCCGATGAAGGCAAATGTCACCGGCCCGGACGGCAAGGACGTTACTGTGCACATGGGCTCGTACGGCATCGGCCTGACCCGCGTCGTTCCGGCGATAATCGAAGCTAACCACGACGAGAACGGCATCATCTGGCCGGTTTCTGTCGCCCCATTTGAAGCTGTGCTCATCAACCTCAAAAAGGGTGACGCTGACACCGACGCCGCTTGCGACAAGCTTTATGAAGAGCTTAACGCTGCTGGCCTCGATATGCTCTATGATGATCGCGATCAGCCAGCCGGCTCGAAGTTCGCGACTGCCGACTTAGTCGGCATTCCGTACCAGATCATTCTTGGACCGCGTGGCCTTAAAACCGGCGAAGTTGAGATCAAGCATCGTAAGTCGGGCGAACGTGAGACGCTGCCAATCGCAGGAGCTGTTGAGCGCCTCGTTAGCCTTATTGTACCGCAGCGGATGACCGACATTTGA
- a CDS encoding ABC transporter permease: MIAGRYLRARRKEAFISVIASLTMVGVAIGVATLIVVMSVMNGFRGELLDKILGLNGHFTAHPIESQFTDYQETVSKIEAVNGVSYAVTFVEGQVLASGRGASSGVVVRGIDEANLKKLNLLYNSAEQGGFDQWDDSRGVAIGYRLAQQLGVGLGDEVQIINPDGSMTPFGSTPQIRSYTVNVVYNVGMVEFDSLYMYMPLEPAQDYFKMVDEVLKPGQEPLDPLASDEEIDAAYERIGRVSAMEIFIDDPDNIAVMRDRIAAVDGLRPLILTDWRQRNETFFSALQVERVVMFTILSMIILVAAFNIISSLIMLVKDKGADIAVLRTMGATRGSIMRIFCITGTAIGFIGTITGFLLGLVIASNAENIRLFISNTFGVTLFPPDVFFLSSLPSRVDYTEVTVIVVMALSLSFLATLYPAWRAAQYDPVEALRYE, encoded by the coding sequence ATGATTGCTGGGCGCTATTTGCGCGCCCGCCGCAAGGAAGCTTTCATCTCCGTTATTGCCTCCCTCACCATGGTGGGGGTGGCGATAGGCGTGGCGACATTGATTGTCGTCATGTCCGTCATGAACGGGTTTCGTGGGGAGCTTCTCGACAAAATCCTCGGCCTTAATGGGCATTTCACCGCCCATCCTATCGAAAGCCAGTTCACCGACTATCAGGAGACGGTGAGCAAGATTGAAGCTGTCAACGGGGTTTCCTATGCAGTGACTTTCGTAGAGGGTCAGGTTTTGGCCAGTGGTCGCGGCGCCTCTTCAGGCGTCGTGGTCCGTGGCATTGACGAAGCCAACCTCAAAAAGCTCAATCTGCTGTACAACTCGGCAGAGCAGGGCGGTTTTGACCAATGGGATGATAGCCGCGGAGTCGCTATCGGCTATCGCCTGGCCCAACAGCTGGGCGTCGGGCTTGGTGACGAAGTGCAGATCATTAATCCCGATGGATCAATGACGCCCTTTGGCTCCACGCCGCAGATCCGCTCTTACACGGTCAATGTCGTCTACAATGTCGGCATGGTCGAGTTTGACAGCCTCTACATGTACATGCCGCTCGAGCCCGCTCAGGACTATTTCAAAATGGTCGACGAGGTGCTCAAGCCCGGGCAGGAGCCACTCGACCCGCTGGCCAGCGACGAAGAAATCGACGCTGCCTATGAGCGTATTGGTCGCGTGTCAGCTATGGAAATTTTCATCGACGACCCCGACAACATTGCCGTGATGCGCGACCGTATCGCCGCCGTCGATGGACTGCGCCCGTTAATCCTCACTGATTGGCGTCAGCGCAACGAGACGTTCTTCTCTGCCTTGCAGGTCGAACGTGTGGTGATGTTCACCATTCTCTCGATGATCATCCTCGTTGCCGCTTTCAACATCATCTCCAGCCTCATCATGCTGGTGAAGGACAAGGGTGCCGATATCGCCGTGCTGCGCACAATGGGCGCAACACGGGGTTCGATCATGCGCATCTTCTGCATTACCGGCACAGCCATTGGTTTTATTGGCACCATCACTGGCTTTTTGCTGGGCTTGGTCATTGCGTCGAATGCCGAGAATATTCGCTTGTTTATCTCCAACACATTCGGTGTGACGCTCTTCCCACCAGACGTGTTTTTCCTCTCGAGCCTGCCAAGCCGCGTTGATTACACAGAAGTCACGGTAATCGTGGTTATGGCGCTGAGCCTGAGTTTCCTCGCGACGCTCTATCCAGCTTGGCGTGCGGCCCAGTATGACCCAGTGGAGGCTTTGCGCTATGAATAA